In Nisaea acidiphila, the DNA window CCTGGTCGGCGAGGAACAGCGCGCCTGGCATGCCGGCGTTGCCTCCTGGGCCGGCGCGAGCGACATCAATGCCCGCTCCATCGGGATCGAGCTGGTCAATCCGGGCCATCAGTTCGGTTACCGGCGATTCCCACCAGCGCAGATGCAGAGCCTGAGCGCGCTTTCCCTGGACATCATCGCGCGCCGCGAGATCCCGCAATCCCGGGTGCTCGGCCATTCCGACGTGGCGCCGGAGCGCAAGGAAGATCCGGGCGAGCTGTTCGACTGGGCCGGACTCGCGAAATCCGGCGTCGGTCTCTGGCCGGAGCCGTCACCCTCCAGCCGGTCCGATATGGCGTTCGAAGAGGCGATGCGGCTACTTTCTCATATCGGCTATGCAGCGCCGGAGACCCAGGTCATGAACGCGGGCGCGCGCAATATTTTGCTAGCGTTTCAAAGGCGTTGGCTCCCATCGGACCTGACCGGCGCACTCACGCCGGAGACCGCCGCCCGCATCCGGGATGTCCATGCGGCCCACAATCCTTCCTAGGCGCATTTTTTGCGCATGAAACTTCTTGCATTGCGCCGTCGAAACCGTCATATGGGCCCCACGACGCGCGCACGTGCCACTGGCCCAGGCATCACAGCCCCAGCAGGTTAAGCAACGACGAGGCGTCCTTTTTGTAACTCAGGTCCGATGCGGGCCGGTTCCGAGAGGGAAGCACCGATGCTTGAGCCGAAACGCGGCGTTGCCGCCGTTCAGCACTCCGACAACCAGAATTCCTCCATCCAGCTCGTCGAGCCGGCGCGTATGCCCGTAGCGCGTGCCGTCTCCATGGTATCGCCGCGCCTCGCCGACTATTTCGCCGCCGAGGCGATCGACGGCCCACGCGTCGCGGTGGATCTGGAGCTGGTCGAGGCCCGCTACAACACCTTGGCCGCCGCCTTCCGCGGCGCCGACATCTTCTACGCCATCAAGGCGAACCCGGCGCCGGAGATCCTCGATCGCGTCGCCGCGCTCGGCGGATGCTTCGATTGCGCGAGCATCGGCGAGATCGAGCTGGTGCTGTCCCGCGGCGTCAGCCCGAACCGGATCAGCTTCGGCAACACGATCAAGAAGGAGCGCGTCATCCGCCAGGCCTTCGAGTACGGCGTCCGCCTCTTTGCCTTCGACAGCATGGCCGAACTTGAAAAGCTGGAACGCTCCGCTCCCGGCGCGTCGCTCTTCTGCCGCATCCTCGCCGAGAATGACAGCGCCGACTGGCCGCTCTCGCGCAAGTTCGGCTGCTCGGTCGCCATGGCCGGCGACCTGCTGATCGAGGCCGACCGCCGCGGCATGGACGCATACGGCGTCTCCTTCCATGTCGGCTCGCAGCAGAAGAACCCGCGCGCCTGGGCCCAGGCCCTCGGCGATGTCGGCCGCCTGATGGCGCGCCTCGACGCCGCCGGCGTCGGCCTGCGAATGATCAATCTCGGCGGCGGTATGCCGGCGACCTACGACAAC includes these proteins:
- a CDS encoding N-acetylmuramoyl-L-alanine amidase, which produces MTGVPEIFDRPSPNRDARPDGTQIDILLLHYTGMRTAEAALERLTDSAAKVSAHYLIEENGTCWRLVGEEQRAWHAGVASWAGASDINARSIGIELVNPGHQFGYRRFPPAQMQSLSALSLDIIARREIPQSRVLGHSDVAPERKEDPGELFDWAGLAKSGVGLWPEPSPSSRSDMAFEEAMRLLSHIGYAAPETQVMNAGARNILLAFQRRWLPSDLTGALTPETAARIRDVHAAHNPS
- a CDS encoding type III PLP-dependent enzyme, whose amino-acid sequence is MVSPRLADYFAAEAIDGPRVAVDLELVEARYNTLAAAFRGADIFYAIKANPAPEILDRVAALGGCFDCASIGEIELVLSRGVSPNRISFGNTIKKERVIRQAFEYGVRLFAFDSMAELEKLERSAPGASLFCRILAENDSADWPLSRKFGCSVAMAGDLLIEADRRGMDAYGVSFHVGSQQKNPRAWAQALGDVGRLMARLDAAGVGLRMINLGGGMPATYDNSTPTDLLEYGAVVIAAVREQFGTRPLDLIIEPGRGLVGDAGVIQAEVVLVSKKDDSAAPRWVYLDIGKFNGLAETMDEAIRYKIVTLRDGAPEPVVLAGPTCDSVDVMYEKNPYPMPSDLQPGDKVWILGTGAYTTTYSAVAFNGLPPLESVCI